From a region of the Bradyrhizobium sp. KBS0727 genome:
- a CDS encoding LysR family transcriptional regulator produces the protein MNLNSLDLNLLVALDALLKEANVSRAAMRIGLSQPAASHALQRLRDLIGDPLLVRSGARMELTPRAQALRGPLAQALDQVRALFVPDGFDASTSERQFRLMMPDLAVELLMPPLMEKITRIAPNVRIDVVPWRGPAIFAAEFARTIDLVISIGNAFSGFHRQLLYTDSDALAVRRGHPVGAKLKRREIFLDARHVAVVIRGQSEDLIDSWLRTKGIERRIALVVSGYLEALHVAARTDLVAFVPRRLIGALSKQLSLAAITPPLDPGIDQQFMFYPTRAQMDPGSIWLRNIMLGIGREMERGRKTVA, from the coding sequence ATGAATTTGAATTCGCTTGACCTGAATTTGCTGGTTGCACTCGACGCGCTGCTGAAGGAGGCCAATGTCAGCCGCGCCGCGATGCGGATCGGGCTGTCGCAGCCGGCCGCGAGCCATGCGCTGCAGCGGCTGCGCGACCTGATCGGCGACCCGCTGCTGGTACGATCAGGCGCGCGCATGGAACTGACGCCGCGCGCCCAGGCGCTGCGCGGACCGCTGGCGCAAGCGCTCGACCAGGTACGCGCCTTGTTCGTTCCCGACGGTTTCGACGCCTCGACCAGCGAGCGGCAGTTTCGCCTGATGATGCCGGATCTCGCGGTCGAACTGCTGATGCCGCCGCTGATGGAAAAGATCACCCGGATCGCACCGAACGTCCGGATCGACGTGGTGCCATGGCGCGGACCGGCGATTTTTGCCGCGGAGTTTGCCCGCACCATCGATCTCGTGATCAGCATCGGCAACGCGTTCAGCGGCTTTCACCGCCAGCTCCTCTACACCGACAGCGATGCACTCGCGGTGCGGCGCGGCCATCCGGTCGGCGCGAAGTTGAAGCGTCGCGAGATTTTTCTCGACGCGCGGCACGTCGCGGTGGTGATCCGCGGCCAGAGCGAGGATCTGATCGACAGCTGGCTCCGCACCAAAGGCATCGAGCGGCGGATTGCGCTGGTCGTGTCAGGCTATCTCGAGGCCCTGCATGTGGCCGCGCGCACCGATCTCGTCGCCTTCGTGCCGCGCCGCCTGATCGGCGCGTTGTCGAAGCAATTGTCGCTTGCCGCGATCACCCCGCCGCTCGATCCCGGGATCGACCAGCAGTTCATGTTCTACCCGACCCGCGCCCAGATGGACCCCGGCTCGATCTGGCTGCGCAACATCATGCTCGGCATCGGCCGCGAGATGGAACGCGGCCGGAAAACGGTTGCGTAG
- the mutY gene encoding A/G-specific adenine glycosylase — protein sequence MNTSAAVKAKRRGTETSSDRPALLLDWYDRHRRRLPWRPPAGERADPYRVWLSEIMLQQTGVKTVGPYFEKFLARWPDVTALGSASQDDVLRMWAGLGYYSRARNLHACAVAVLRDHGGVFPDTEEGLRALPGIGPYTAAAISAIAFDVRTMPVDGNIERVVSRLYAVEEPLPQAKPLIGQLAATLLAESRAGDSAQALMDLGSSICTPKKPACALCPLNEDCVARARGDQEAFPRKAPKKTGTLRRGAAFIVTRGEELLVRTRAEKGLLGGMTEVPGSEWLAGQDDTVALKQAPALKGVTRWHRKAGVVTHVFTHFPLELVVYTAEVPARTRPPEGMRFVPVATLADEALPNVMRKAIAHGLGL from the coding sequence ATGAACACTTCTGCGGCCGTCAAAGCAAAACGACGAGGAACCGAAACGTCTTCAGACCGTCCCGCGCTGCTGCTCGACTGGTACGACCGGCATCGCCGCCGGTTGCCGTGGCGGCCGCCGGCGGGCGAGCGCGCCGATCCGTACCGGGTCTGGCTGTCGGAAATCATGCTGCAGCAGACCGGCGTCAAAACCGTTGGACCGTATTTCGAGAAGTTTCTGGCGCGCTGGCCGGATGTCACGGCACTCGGCAGTGCGTCGCAGGACGACGTGCTGCGGATGTGGGCCGGGCTCGGCTATTATTCGCGCGCGCGCAACCTGCACGCCTGCGCGGTCGCAGTGCTGCGCGATCACGGCGGGGTATTTCCGGATACCGAGGAAGGCCTGCGCGCGCTGCCGGGGATCGGGCCTTATACGGCGGCGGCGATCTCAGCGATCGCCTTCGATGTCAGGACCATGCCGGTCGACGGCAATATCGAGCGCGTGGTGTCGCGGCTCTACGCAGTCGAGGAACCGCTGCCGCAGGCCAAGCCGCTGATCGGACAATTGGCGGCGACGCTGCTGGCTGAATCCCGCGCTGGTGACAGTGCGCAGGCGCTGATGGATCTCGGCTCCTCGATCTGCACGCCGAAGAAGCCGGCCTGTGCGCTGTGCCCGCTCAACGAGGATTGCGTGGCCCGCGCACGCGGCGACCAGGAAGCGTTTCCGCGCAAGGCGCCGAAGAAGACCGGAACGCTGCGCCGCGGGGCTGCCTTCATCGTCACGCGCGGCGAGGAGCTTTTGGTGCGTACGCGCGCGGAAAAGGGCCTGCTCGGCGGTATGACCGAAGTGCCGGGCTCTGAATGGTTGGCTGGACAGGATGACACAGTAGCATTGAAACAGGCGCCGGCGCTCAAGGGCGTGACGCGCTGGCACCGCAAGGCCGGCGTCGTCACCCATGTGTTCACGCACTTTCCGCTGGAACTTGTGGTCTATACCGCCGAGGTCCCCGCGCGCACGCGCCCGCCCGAGGGCATGCGCTTTGTGCCGGTGGCGACGCTCGCGGATGAAGCGCTGCCCAACGTCATGCGCAAGGCGATCGCCCATGGGCTTGGTCTCTAA
- a CDS encoding glutathione S-transferase family protein encodes MLKLYYATGTCALASHIALEEAGVAYTAERLDFKNSQQTSPEYLAINPKGRVPALVTDRGVLTETPAILAFVAQSSPSAKLMPDDPFAFAQAQSFNSYLCSTVHVAHAHKGRGYRWATEESSFADMKRKVPETMAANFALIERDMLKGPWVMGEQYTACDAYLFTLTGWLEGDSVDIATLPKVAAHRKRMSERPAVQKVLADEKAA; translated from the coding sequence ATGCTCAAGCTCTATTACGCCACCGGCACCTGCGCGCTCGCTTCGCATATCGCTCTGGAGGAGGCCGGCGTCGCCTATACGGCCGAGCGGCTCGACTTCAAAAACAGCCAGCAGACCAGCCCGGAATATCTCGCGATCAATCCGAAGGGGCGGGTGCCGGCGCTGGTGACCGATCGCGGCGTCCTGACCGAGACGCCGGCGATCCTCGCATTCGTCGCGCAGAGCTCGCCATCGGCGAAGCTGATGCCGGACGATCCGTTCGCGTTCGCGCAGGCGCAGTCCTTCAACAGCTATCTGTGTTCGACGGTGCATGTCGCGCATGCCCACAAGGGCCGCGGCTATCGCTGGGCCACCGAGGAATCCTCGTTCGCCGACATGAAGCGCAAGGTGCCGGAAACCATGGCGGCGAATTTCGCGCTGATCGAGCGCGACATGCTGAAGGGCCCATGGGTGATGGGCGAGCAATACACGGCCTGCGACGCCTATCTGTTTACGCTGACCGGCTGGCTGGAGGGCGACAGTGTCGATATCGCGACGCTGCCGAAAGTCGCCGCTCACCGCAAGCGGATGTCGGAGCGACCGGCCGTGCAGAAGGTGCTGGCCGACGAGAAGGCCGCGTAG
- a CDS encoding DsbA family protein, whose translation MITRRAFTAALSLTGLGLFAGSLGFSPLRLISDAMAQGAADVAKPQSLPDMGLGPANASVTITEYASMTCPHCAAFTENVFPKIKSEFIDSGKIRFVFREFPLDIKAAAGSMLARCIAKDDAPKYFAVVDLLFKQQNEWVVKNTTETLTRIGKQAGLTQQAVEDCLKDQALLDKIAADQKFAAEVLKVNSTPTFFINGEMLKGEQTFDEFSKRINSLLKS comes from the coding sequence ATGATCACGCGCCGCGCCTTCACCGCCGCCCTGTCGCTGACCGGCCTTGGCCTGTTTGCAGGATCCTTGGGCTTCTCGCCGCTGCGCCTGATTTCGGACGCGATGGCACAGGGTGCGGCCGACGTCGCCAAGCCGCAATCGCTGCCCGACATGGGGCTCGGCCCGGCCAACGCCTCGGTGACCATCACCGAATACGCCTCGATGACCTGCCCGCACTGCGCTGCCTTCACCGAAAACGTGTTTCCGAAGATCAAGTCGGAATTCATCGACTCCGGCAAGATCCGCTTCGTGTTCCGCGAATTCCCGCTCGACATCAAGGCGGCCGCGGGCTCGATGCTGGCGCGCTGCATCGCCAAGGACGACGCGCCGAAATATTTCGCCGTCGTCGACCTGCTGTTCAAGCAGCAGAACGAATGGGTGGTGAAGAACACCACGGAGACGCTGACCCGGATCGGCAAGCAGGCCGGCCTGACCCAGCAGGCGGTCGAGGATTGCCTGAAGGATCAGGCGCTGCTCGACAAGATCGCCGCCGACCAGAAATTCGCCGCCGAGGTGCTGAAGGTCAATTCGACGCCGACCTTCTTCATCAACGGCGAGATGCTCAAGGGCGAACAGACCTTCGACGAGTTCAGCAAGCGCATCAATTCGCTGCTGAAGAGCTGA
- a CDS encoding PaaI family thioesterase: MIATALDNLAAPPSSKLLGWHLIDARPKDGWVRIGFDGRKDFCNPAGFVQGGILSAMLDDTMGPAVFVMTEGRLYTATVTMTVNFLAPAKPGPITGEATVTQLGKTIAFVEGRLTDKDGTLLATATTSARLVEAAKAIR; this comes from the coding sequence ATGATCGCAACTGCGCTCGATAATCTCGCCGCGCCGCCGTCTTCCAAACTGCTCGGCTGGCATCTCATCGATGCCCGCCCCAAGGACGGCTGGGTCCGGATCGGTTTCGACGGCCGGAAAGACTTCTGCAACCCGGCCGGCTTCGTCCAGGGCGGCATTCTTTCCGCGATGCTCGACGACACCATGGGGCCGGCGGTATTCGTCATGACCGAAGGCAGGCTCTATACGGCGACCGTGACCATGACGGTGAATTTCCTGGCGCCGGCCAAACCGGGACCGATCACCGGTGAGGCGACCGTCACCCAGCTCGGCAAGACCATCGCCTTCGTCGAGGGACGGCTGACGGACAAGGATGGCACATTGCTCGCCACCGCCACGACCAGTGCGCGGCTGGTCGAGGCCGCGAAGGCGATCCGGTAG
- a CDS encoding nuclear transport factor 2 family protein — protein sequence MSAAENKKLVQQVYTDSANRSGTTFVDHLAEDAVWVVTGQYSWSHEFRGHEAIQIGLMGQLRSLLAARPRTVAFNFIAEGDYVVVEARGDNVTKTGLRYDNQYCIVWRIEDGRIKEIKEYCDSALVERVLGPLPEQRKLAAAE from the coding sequence ATGAGCGCCGCAGAGAACAAGAAACTGGTACAGCAGGTCTATACCGATTCCGCCAACCGCAGCGGCACCACCTTCGTCGACCATCTCGCCGAGGACGCGGTCTGGGTCGTGACCGGGCAATATTCCTGGTCGCACGAATTCAGGGGGCACGAGGCGATCCAGATCGGCCTGATGGGCCAACTGCGGTCTTTACTCGCCGCGCGGCCGCGCACCGTGGCGTTCAATTTCATCGCCGAAGGCGACTACGTCGTGGTCGAGGCGCGCGGCGACAACGTCACCAAAACGGGCCTTCGCTACGACAATCAATATTGCATCGTCTGGCGCATCGAGGACGGCAGGATCAAGGAGATCAAGGAATATTGCGACTCCGCGCTGGTCGAGCGCGTGCTCGGGCCGCTTCCGGAACAACGGAAGCTGGCGGCTGCGGAGTGA
- a CDS encoding flavin-dependent oxidoreductase, translated as MTVLIAGGGIGGLTLALSLHQIGVSAKVFESVPELRPLGVGINVLPHAVRELIELGLHDALDAAGVRTKELAYFSKHGKPIWSEPRGIEAGYKWPQFSIHRGTLQQILLDAATERLGKENILTSHHLSGWTETDNGVRADFIDKATGKPAGHHEGALLIAADGIHSAVREKLYPNEGPPIWNGRILWRGITKSSAFLSGRTMIMAGHEILKFVCYSISKVPDADGKFSINWVAERHMPPTYQWRREDYNRTANLEEFLPWFKDWTFDWLDVPGLIRNCPHAYEYPLVDRDPIPQWTFGKVTLMGDAAHPMYPIGSNGASQAILDARVLTREILAQGPTNAALVAYEAERRPATSDLVMLNRRNGPEQVMQMVEERAPNGYDVVTDVLSLKELEDIAANYKRVAGFQVEGLNAKPPIVQLSHARAG; from the coding sequence ATGACGGTTCTTATCGCGGGCGGCGGCATCGGCGGGCTGACACTGGCGCTCAGCCTGCACCAGATCGGGGTATCAGCCAAAGTCTTTGAAAGCGTGCCCGAACTACGGCCGCTCGGCGTCGGCATCAACGTGCTGCCGCATGCGGTGCGCGAGCTGATCGAGCTCGGCCTGCACGATGCGCTCGACGCAGCCGGCGTCCGCACCAAGGAGCTCGCCTATTTTTCCAAACACGGCAAGCCGATCTGGAGCGAGCCGCGCGGCATCGAGGCCGGTTACAAGTGGCCGCAATTCTCGATCCATCGCGGCACGCTGCAGCAGATCCTGCTCGATGCCGCGACCGAACGGCTGGGCAAGGAGAACATTCTCACCAGCCACCATCTTTCCGGCTGGACCGAGACCGACAACGGCGTCCGCGCCGACTTCATCGATAAGGCGACCGGCAAGCCGGCAGGCCATCATGAAGGCGCGCTGTTGATCGCCGCCGACGGCATCCATTCGGCGGTTCGCGAAAAACTCTATCCGAACGAAGGCCCGCCGATCTGGAACGGGCGCATCCTGTGGCGCGGCATCACCAAGAGCAGTGCCTTCCTCTCGGGCCGTACCATGATCATGGCCGGCCACGAGATCCTGAAATTCGTCTGCTATTCGATTTCGAAAGTGCCCGACGCCGACGGCAAGTTCTCGATCAACTGGGTCGCCGAACGGCACATGCCGCCGACCTATCAGTGGCGGCGCGAGGACTATAACCGGACCGCGAACCTCGAAGAGTTTCTGCCCTGGTTCAAGGACTGGACCTTCGACTGGCTCGACGTCCCCGGCCTGATCCGGAATTGCCCGCACGCCTATGAATATCCGCTGGTCGACCGCGATCCGATCCCGCAATGGACCTTCGGCAAGGTCACGCTGATGGGCGACGCCGCGCACCCGATGTACCCGATCGGCTCCAACGGCGCGTCGCAGGCGATCCTCGACGCCCGCGTGCTGACCCGCGAGATTTTGGCACAGGGCCCAACCAATGCCGCGCTGGTCGCGTACGAGGCCGAACGCCGGCCCGCCACGTCAGACCTCGTGATGCTGAACCGCCGCAACGGGCCGGAGCAGGTCATGCAGATGGTCGAGGAGCGCGCGCCCAACGGCTACGACGTCGTCACCGACGTGCTCTCGCTGAAGGAATTGGAAGACATCGCCGCCAACTACAAGCGCGTCGCCGGCTTTCAGGTCGAAGGCCTCAACGCCAAGCCGCCGATCGTGCAGCTATCTCACGCCCGCGCGGGATAA
- a CDS encoding DUF721 domain-containing protein → MAKPGPISAKPLSVLLRDVFSDAYAKQGFAARELVTRWAEIAGATVAAHSEPLKMQWPRPVEGQPQEPATLVLRVEGPMALEIQHSSDVILARVNRFFGWSAVGRLALRQAPLSRRKLPAVPRAPDPKAVARVAETLSAVEDEQLRAALARLGAAIKRN, encoded by the coding sequence ATGGCAAAACCCGGCCCGATCTCGGCAAAACCGCTTTCCGTCCTGCTCCGCGACGTGTTTTCCGACGCCTATGCCAAGCAGGGATTTGCCGCCCGTGAGTTGGTGACGCGCTGGGCCGAAATCGCGGGGGCCACGGTCGCCGCCCACTCCGAGCCCCTGAAGATGCAGTGGCCGCGGCCGGTCGAGGGGCAGCCGCAGGAGCCGGCCACGCTGGTGTTGCGGGTCGAAGGGCCGATGGCGCTGGAGATCCAGCATTCCTCCGACGTCATCCTGGCGCGGGTCAACCGCTTCTTCGGCTGGAGCGCGGTCGGCCGGCTGGCGCTGCGGCAGGCGCCACTGTCGCGCCGAAAACTCCCGGCCGTCCCCCGCGCGCCGGACCCCAAAGCCGTCGCCAGGGTCGCTGAAACGCTGTCGGCGGTGGAAGATGAACAATTGCGCGCCGCGCTGGCGCGGCTGGGCGCCGCGATCAAGCGAAATTGA